One genomic region from Pseudomonas hormoni encodes:
- a CDS encoding peroxidase family protein, translated as MANFNKSDLEFILKQIFIAEAHADGASLSDLLPNSQVPFGLRTVDGSDNNLVAGQSEFGAADNAFPRLLDPSFLASYSGTGTVIDPQPRIISNLIVDQTTNNPAAVAANGGADPVISPGPDGVFGTDDDTQVFFIPNQSADAGLTAGFNSWMTFFGQFFDHGLDLVSKSSTDFVFIPLQPDDPLYVPGSPTNFMVLPRAVRTAGADGILGTTDDSQPNTTSPFVDQSQTYSSHPSHQVFLREYIINAAGDPVATGRLITNRDLGADGKFGTADDGGAENGGMATWAVVKAQARDILGIDLTDADVHNVPLLATDAYGNFIRGPNGMPQVVIRISNGDDGIAGTADDVTQLVEGNRDAPISLASAVSTGHGFLDDIAHNAAPVVIGGALQADTDTDIGNAQLVGAGGNNLTYDNELLDAHYIAGDGRANENIGLTTVHHVFHSEHNRLVQQSKETILASGDLAFLNEWLADDVAAIPTAPADIAALVWDGERLFQAAKFGTEMQYQHLVFEEFARTVQPQVDEFLAPNGYDTSINPAILAEFAHVVYRFGHSMLTETVDRFDPEFNPLLTDPNNPDSQLGLIAAFLNPLAFAGSGATADEAAGAIIRGVTRQLGNEIDEFVTEALRNNLLGLPLDLPALNLARGRDTGIPTLNEARREFYQTTGDSQLKPYISWADWADSLKHPESLVNFIAAYGTHGALTAADVDTLVEMRAVAAALVFGGSAVINAGTTSERTFTATEADRLAFLNSSGDYAMVNGVTTTGVDDIDFWVGGLAEEKMPFGGMLGSSFNFVFETQMEALQNGDRFYYLSRVAGLNFGTELENNSFAKLIMLNTDVTHLSNTVFLTPTFTLEVNQANQYTGLGVGGRADPTGGLMINGVEIVSLVIRDNPDTVGPDSNFLHYTGEDHVVLGGTAGNDIIISGEGDDTVYGDGGNDVLEGGAGNDAVLGGAGDDIITDSFGDNRLEGNAGNDVIVAGSMLVAGNLILGGDGQDFIITTEDISITFGGQGDDFILGAKTNLPATGNEGDDWIEKGTQDGAPGDNASPLLNDDVIGNDIFVGGGGFDEMIGEGGDDIFVGSDAQDNMDGMSGFDWVTYKNDRVGVTADLTMAALAQPHGNAPNQNNGPFNPVGASPASILDRFAEVEGLSGSKFGDVLKGDDVDADTIINHGGATGSALTNVALIRGLEQFLSDAGLPTTGFATGNIILGGNGSDLIEGRGGDDLIDGDKWINVRIAVYAPGDVNHTGPEIASFDSMVDMIPFMLDRTYNPGQLKAVREILPGTSTGGAAFDTAIFSGLQSEYVVTRDTRGTANVADDVWTVTDTEVGRDGTDTLLHIERLQFADTQQVLVPGLNAQPTGRPAVADGNGGAITVGDTLTVSMAGVRDANNIAVGNLQGFVNNTSVSFYWQFEADPGTGVFEDIILLPAGDLAFQSADGTSFKVSPDLAGLSLRVKAIYQDGHGTTEVVFSQPTAVVEAGAPVVPTAQVPVVNASEGGAGLNMVRSDLNFILDQIKIAEADAAGQDILSLIPNIRAPLGLRAVDGSNNNLMNLNGINNTEFGAADNIFPRVSDPVFNPAEGAPADFFGPGSPATGGSSYQQTSGSVFDSQPRTISNLIVDQTSNNPAAYATAYDVGADGVLNYGVVGSGNDDVLKDGVRIVASPGMDGEFGTADDHDVYMFENTAPDAGLSAPFNSWMTFFGQFFDHGLDLVTKGGSGTIFIPLQPDDPLYVPGGNANFMVLTRATNQPGADGVLGTADDIHEHTNTTSPFVDQNQTYSSHPSHQVFLRSYLLTDDGPIATGKLITNRDLGDDGKYGTGDDTEIGGMATWKVVKAQANDILGIHLTDADVGNAPLLATDAYGNFIKGPNGFPMVVMKGVDGLGGTADDVLVEGNPLSPISLTNAVRTGHQFLADIAHNAAPVFSGGVLAPDADSDIGNAVPVNQQTGANLAYDNELLDAHYIAGDGRVNENIGLTAVHAIFHSEHNRLVAQTKDTVLDSGDVAFLNEWLLTPVSALPANQAEIDALVWNGERLFQAAKFGTEMQYQHLVFEEFARAIQPNVDLFFAPTQVYDVDLDASIVAEFAHTVYRFGHSMLTETVDRFDVDFNVVGDPNSVDPDQQLGLIAAFLNPLAYVASGVTPEDATSAIVRGLTRQAGNEIDEFVTEALRNNLLGLPLDLPALNIARGRDVGIPSLNAIRRDIYSQTGDTQLKPYTSWVDLVQHLKHPESLINFIAAYGTHESITAATTMEDKRAAAMALVFGGTGAPADRLDFLNGTGTWANVTRAGKDGLLGTADDLKGVTITGVDAIDLWIGGLAEAKTPFGGMLGSTFNFVFENQLEKLQDGDRFYYLERTAGLSMNAELESNSFAKLIMANTSATHLPGLVFSDPGYYLERDQTKQYNDGLGNADPLGENGEQVVFRDNPLTAGPDTNYIRYSGAEHIVLGGTNGADILISSEGDDTVWGDGGNDRIEGGDGNDQLRGGSGDDIITDKGGDDNIQGGDGNDVLHGGNGVNLIIGGFGNDFIVTGEDASEAIGGQGNDFILGSKANEQDMGNEGDDWIEKGTSDGAPGDNFDPAGNDPVIGHDVFIGGNENDKFNGEGGDDIMVGSLGLGDRYIGGSGFDWATFKGLAQGVTIDYTDRFFDVPPVPGSGASALVRFDIMEGLSGSSHGDFLRGDNEDATSLPTAGATGSVLTNIDLIDGLADLLPDGATFFDGGNIILGGSGSDLIEGRGGDDIIDGDKWLNVRISVRANADGTGAEIATFDSMEPLVPFMLNGTYNPGQLVIVREILTGNDKFDTALFSGTLGEYGIEIDGDTVIVTDSVAGRDGVDRLTGIERLQFADVAVSSGVGTAQNNDPSGHLAILDAATGVREDTPVAGQLLRVSGSAVHDADNQSAANPTGAVTGGVAYYWQVETIPGTGVYDDITLIAAGEAMRATGPTFLVGPDEAGLNIRVRAVYQDAKGTLEIVDSSGNSAPTEGATVTGLAVQNQVLTADPSSIIDADGLSSNPQFTYQWQANDGLGFVNIAGATGSTFALGQNQVDKEVRVVIGYVDNFGVVESVSSNIVGPVENVNDAPTGALLISDTTPDQGQVLTALTGGIADADGLGTFSYQWQQGVGTSFTNINGATAATFTPGAAQGNLQLRVIVRYTDGFGTLESLTSAATAAVAVLSGVVLQGNNQANTLTGGAGNDVLLGLGGNDTLNGLAGLDQLFGGTGNDILNGGDDNDVLNGEDGNDTLNGGLGADAMNGGAGNDTFVVDNVGDLVTEALGGGTDLVQTGFTSYQLGANVENLTYTGAGNFTGTGNALANTITGGVGNDLLDGGAGADRMVGGAGNDTYIVDAAADVVVEVAGGGTDTVQTSLASYTLGGNVENLTYTGVGNFAGSGNGLNNVITAGVGNDTLNGGGGNDILNGNGGNDTLNGDAGNDQLFGGIGTDTLNGGNGDDSLDGGDGADVLNGGAGNDTLLGGLGNDSLDGGTGSDLLQGGDGDDTLLGGDANDTLLGGIGNDFIDGGNGNDTVTGGAGNDMMVASSGNDIFMFAAGFGTDQIIGFDAIAGGGQDRLDISAFNITAATFAGSVTIADVGADTLVSFAGADSIRLVGVADATTVNATDFILAT; from the coding sequence ATGGCCAATTTCAACAAGTCCGACCTGGAGTTCATCCTTAAGCAAATTTTCATCGCAGAAGCGCATGCCGACGGCGCCAGCCTCAGTGATTTGCTACCCAACAGTCAGGTGCCATTCGGCCTGCGTACCGTCGATGGCAGCGACAACAACCTGGTCGCCGGGCAAAGTGAGTTTGGCGCTGCGGACAATGCTTTTCCGCGCCTGCTGGATCCCTCGTTTCTGGCGTCATACTCCGGGACTGGGACGGTGATCGACCCGCAGCCACGGATTATCAGTAACCTGATCGTTGATCAGACCACCAACAACCCGGCCGCGGTTGCGGCGAACGGCGGTGCCGACCCGGTCATCAGCCCGGGTCCCGACGGTGTCTTCGGCACGGATGACGACACGCAAGTGTTCTTCATCCCCAATCAGTCGGCGGACGCCGGCCTGACCGCCGGCTTCAACTCGTGGATGACCTTCTTTGGCCAGTTCTTCGATCACGGCCTCGACCTGGTCAGCAAGAGCAGTACCGACTTCGTGTTTATTCCGTTGCAGCCGGATGATCCGTTGTATGTGCCGGGCAGCCCGACCAACTTCATGGTGCTGCCACGGGCCGTGCGTACAGCCGGCGCGGACGGAATTCTCGGCACTACCGATGATAGCCAGCCCAACACCACCTCACCGTTCGTGGACCAGAGCCAGACTTACAGCTCGCACCCCTCGCATCAGGTGTTCCTGCGCGAGTACATCATCAACGCGGCAGGCGACCCTGTTGCAACGGGGCGCTTGATTACCAACCGCGATCTGGGCGCCGATGGCAAGTTCGGCACTGCCGATGATGGCGGCGCGGAAAATGGCGGCATGGCGACCTGGGCGGTGGTCAAGGCCCAGGCCCGTGACATTCTCGGCATCGACCTGACCGACGCCGATGTGCACAACGTGCCGCTGCTGGCGACCGATGCTTACGGCAACTTCATCCGGGGCCCGAACGGTATGCCGCAAGTGGTGATACGCATCAGTAACGGCGATGACGGTATCGCCGGCACGGCTGATGACGTCACGCAACTGGTCGAAGGCAACCGGGATGCTCCGATCAGTCTGGCCAGCGCCGTGAGTACCGGTCATGGCTTCCTCGACGACATCGCCCACAATGCCGCGCCGGTCGTCATCGGCGGGGCTCTGCAGGCGGATACTGACACCGATATCGGCAATGCGCAGCTCGTTGGCGCAGGCGGCAATAACCTGACCTACGACAACGAACTGCTCGACGCTCACTACATTGCCGGCGATGGCCGGGCGAACGAAAACATCGGCCTGACCACTGTGCACCATGTGTTCCATTCCGAGCACAACCGCCTGGTCCAGCAATCCAAGGAAACCATCCTTGCCTCTGGCGATCTGGCGTTCCTCAATGAGTGGCTGGCCGACGACGTCGCGGCGATACCGACTGCACCCGCCGATATCGCGGCGTTGGTGTGGGACGGCGAACGGCTGTTTCAGGCCGCCAAGTTCGGCACCGAAATGCAGTACCAGCACCTGGTGTTTGAGGAGTTCGCGCGGACCGTTCAACCGCAGGTCGACGAATTCCTTGCCCCCAACGGGTATGACACCTCGATCAACCCGGCCATCCTCGCCGAGTTCGCCCACGTGGTGTATCGCTTCGGTCACTCGATGTTGACCGAGACTGTCGATCGCTTCGACCCCGAGTTCAATCCGCTGCTCACTGACCCGAACAACCCTGACTCGCAACTCGGCCTGATTGCAGCCTTCCTCAACCCGCTGGCCTTTGCCGGCAGTGGCGCTACCGCGGACGAAGCGGCAGGGGCGATCATTCGCGGTGTGACCCGCCAGCTCGGCAACGAGATCGACGAGTTCGTCACTGAAGCGTTGCGCAACAATCTGCTCGGTCTGCCCCTCGATTTGCCGGCCCTGAACCTGGCGCGTGGTCGCGACACGGGCATCCCCACGTTGAATGAGGCGCGGCGTGAGTTCTACCAAACAACCGGCGACAGCCAACTCAAGCCTTACATCAGTTGGGCTGACTGGGCGGACAGCCTCAAACACCCCGAGTCGTTGGTCAACTTTATCGCGGCCTACGGCACCCACGGGGCATTGACTGCGGCCGATGTGGATACGCTGGTCGAGATGCGTGCGGTCGCCGCTGCCCTGGTGTTTGGCGGCAGCGCGGTGATCAACGCCGGCACTACCAGTGAGCGTACTTTTACCGCCACTGAAGCGGATCGCCTGGCATTCCTTAACAGTTCGGGCGACTACGCCATGGTCAATGGCGTCACCACCACCGGCGTCGACGACATCGACTTCTGGGTCGGTGGTCTCGCCGAAGAGAAGATGCCGTTCGGCGGTATGCTCGGCTCGTCATTCAATTTCGTATTTGAAACCCAGATGGAGGCGTTGCAGAACGGCGACCGCTTCTACTATCTGTCGCGCGTCGCGGGACTGAACTTCGGCACCGAACTGGAGAACAACTCCTTCGCCAAGCTGATCATGCTCAACACCGATGTCACTCACCTGTCGAACACCGTGTTCCTGACGCCGACGTTCACCCTCGAGGTGAACCAGGCCAATCAGTACACTGGCCTGGGCGTCGGCGGTCGCGCCGATCCAACCGGCGGCCTCATGATCAACGGCGTGGAAATCGTGTCGCTGGTGATCCGCGACAACCCCGACACCGTCGGTCCGGACAGTAATTTTCTGCATTACACCGGTGAAGATCATGTCGTCCTCGGCGGCACCGCGGGCAATGACATCATCATCTCCGGTGAGGGCGATGACACCGTTTACGGCGACGGCGGCAACGATGTCCTCGAAGGCGGCGCCGGGAACGATGCGGTTCTGGGCGGCGCGGGCGATGACATCATCACCGACTCGTTCGGCGACAACCGTCTGGAAGGCAATGCCGGTAACGATGTGATCGTGGCCGGCAGCATGCTGGTTGCAGGCAACCTGATCCTTGGGGGCGATGGTCAGGACTTCATCATCACCACCGAAGACATCAGCATCACCTTCGGCGGTCAGGGTGACGACTTCATCCTCGGCGCCAAGACCAACCTGCCAGCTACCGGCAACGAAGGTGATGACTGGATCGAGAAAGGAACCCAGGACGGCGCGCCTGGCGATAACGCCTCGCCGTTGCTCAATGACGATGTGATCGGCAACGACATCTTTGTCGGTGGTGGTGGCTTCGACGAAATGATCGGCGAGGGTGGTGATGACATCTTTGTCGGCAGCGATGCCCAGGACAATATGGACGGCATGTCCGGTTTCGACTGGGTGACCTACAAAAATGACAGGGTCGGCGTGACCGCTGACCTGACCATGGCCGCGCTGGCGCAGCCACACGGCAACGCGCCCAACCAGAATAACGGGCCGTTCAATCCGGTCGGCGCGTCGCCGGCCTCGATCCTCGACCGTTTTGCCGAGGTTGAAGGTTTGTCCGGTTCGAAGTTCGGTGACGTACTCAAAGGTGATGATGTCGATGCCGACACCATCATCAACCATGGTGGGGCCACGGGCAGTGCGTTGACCAACGTGGCGTTGATCCGCGGACTGGAGCAGTTCCTGTCCGATGCCGGCTTGCCGACCACCGGCTTTGCCACGGGCAACATCATCCTCGGTGGCAATGGCAGTGACCTGATCGAGGGCCGCGGTGGCGATGATCTGATCGATGGCGACAAATGGATCAACGTCAGAATTGCCGTTTATGCCCCTGGTGACGTCAACCATACCGGCCCCGAGATCGCCAGCTTCGACAGCATGGTCGATATGATCCCGTTCATGCTGGACCGCACCTACAACCCGGGTCAGCTCAAGGCCGTGCGGGAAATCCTGCCCGGTACCTCGACGGGCGGGGCGGCCTTTGACACCGCGATTTTCTCCGGGCTTCAGTCCGAGTATGTGGTGACGCGTGACACTCGCGGCACGGCCAATGTGGCGGACGATGTCTGGACGGTGACCGATACCGAAGTGGGTCGCGACGGCACCGATACCTTGCTGCATATCGAACGCCTGCAGTTCGCCGATACCCAGCAAGTACTGGTGCCGGGGCTGAATGCACAACCGACGGGCAGGCCAGCCGTCGCGGATGGAAACGGCGGTGCGATCACCGTGGGCGACACACTGACGGTGAGCATGGCCGGTGTGCGCGATGCCAACAACATCGCGGTGGGTAACCTGCAGGGTTTCGTCAACAACACCTCGGTGTCCTTCTATTGGCAGTTCGAAGCCGACCCTGGCACTGGCGTGTTCGAAGACATCATCCTGCTGCCTGCGGGTGACCTGGCGTTCCAGAGTGCCGACGGCACTTCGTTCAAGGTCTCGCCGGATCTTGCCGGGTTGTCACTGCGGGTCAAGGCGATCTATCAGGATGGTCATGGCACGACAGAAGTGGTGTTCTCGCAACCGACTGCCGTGGTGGAAGCCGGCGCGCCGGTCGTGCCGACGGCGCAGGTACCGGTCGTCAATGCCTCCGAGGGTGGCGCGGGCCTTAACATGGTCCGCTCCGACCTCAACTTCATCCTTGATCAGATCAAGATTGCCGAGGCTGACGCGGCCGGTCAGGACATTCTCTCGCTGATCCCGAATATCCGCGCGCCGTTGGGCCTGCGTGCGGTCGATGGCTCGAACAACAACCTGATGAACCTCAACGGCATCAACAACACCGAGTTTGGTGCCGCCGATAACATCTTCCCGCGCGTGTCCGATCCGGTCTTCAATCCGGCGGAAGGTGCGCCTGCCGACTTCTTCGGCCCCGGCTCGCCGGCCACGGGGGGATCGTCGTATCAGCAGACCAGCGGCTCAGTGTTTGACTCGCAGCCGCGCACCATCAGTAACCTGATCGTCGACCAGACGTCGAACAACCCGGCGGCTTATGCCACGGCTTACGACGTGGGTGCGGACGGTGTACTCAACTACGGCGTAGTGGGTAGCGGTAACGACGACGTGCTCAAGGATGGCGTACGGATCGTCGCCAGCCCCGGCATGGATGGTGAGTTCGGTACTGCCGACGACCACGATGTGTATATGTTCGAGAACACCGCGCCGGATGCGGGGTTGTCCGCGCCGTTCAACTCTTGGATGACGTTCTTCGGACAGTTCTTCGATCACGGTCTGGACCTGGTGACCAAAGGCGGTTCGGGCACCATCTTCATCCCGCTGCAACCGGATGATCCGCTGTATGTGCCAGGCGGCAACGCCAACTTCATGGTGCTGACCCGCGCGACCAACCAGCCAGGGGCAGACGGCGTTCTTGGCACGGCCGACGACATCCATGAGCACACCAACACCACCTCGCCGTTCGTGGACCAAAACCAGACCTACAGCTCGCACCCATCGCACCAGGTGTTCCTGCGCAGTTATCTGCTGACCGACGACGGCCCCATCGCGACCGGCAAGCTGATCACTAACCGTGACCTGGGGGACGATGGTAAGTACGGCACCGGAGACGACACCGAAATCGGTGGTATGGCGACCTGGAAAGTGGTCAAGGCGCAAGCCAACGACATTCTGGGTATCCACCTGACCGATGCCGACGTCGGTAACGCCCCGCTGTTGGCGACCGACGCCTATGGCAATTTCATCAAAGGGCCGAATGGCTTCCCGATGGTCGTGATGAAGGGGGTTGACGGTCTTGGTGGCACGGCGGATGACGTCCTCGTCGAAGGCAATCCGCTTTCACCCATCAGCCTGACCAATGCTGTGCGCACCGGTCACCAGTTCCTCGCCGACATTGCCCACAATGCAGCGCCGGTGTTCAGTGGTGGCGTGCTCGCGCCTGACGCGGATTCCGATATTGGCAACGCCGTGCCGGTCAATCAGCAGACCGGGGCCAATCTGGCCTACGACAACGAGTTGCTGGACGCGCATTACATCGCTGGCGACGGCCGGGTCAACGAGAACATCGGCCTGACGGCGGTGCATGCGATCTTCCACTCCGAGCACAATCGGCTGGTGGCGCAAACGAAGGACACCGTGCTCGATTCGGGTGACGTGGCTTTCCTGAACGAGTGGCTGCTCACGCCAGTGAGCGCGTTGCCAGCCAATCAGGCGGAAATCGATGCGCTGGTATGGAATGGCGAGCGCCTGTTCCAGGCGGCCAAGTTCGGCACCGAGATGCAGTATCAGCATCTGGTGTTCGAGGAGTTTGCCCGGGCCATCCAGCCTAACGTCGACCTGTTCTTCGCACCGACCCAAGTCTATGACGTTGACCTCGATGCCTCGATCGTCGCCGAGTTCGCCCACACCGTGTACCGGTTTGGCCACTCGATGCTGACCGAGACCGTCGATCGCTTCGACGTCGATTTCAACGTGGTCGGCGATCCGAACAGTGTTGATCCTGATCAGCAACTCGGCCTGATCGCGGCGTTCCTCAACCCGTTGGCGTACGTCGCCAGTGGCGTGACACCCGAGGACGCAACCAGTGCGATCGTGCGTGGGTTGACTCGGCAAGCCGGTAACGAAATCGACGAGTTCGTCACCGAGGCGCTGCGCAACAACCTGCTCGGCCTGCCGCTCGACCTGCCGGCGCTGAACATCGCCCGTGGCCGCGATGTCGGGATTCCCTCGCTCAATGCGATCCGCCGCGACATCTACAGCCAGACCGGTGATACCCAACTCAAGCCGTACACCAGCTGGGTTGACCTGGTGCAGCACCTCAAGCATCCGGAGTCGTTGATCAACTTCATTGCCGCCTATGGCACCCATGAGTCGATCACGGCGGCGACCACGATGGAAGACAAGCGCGCTGCAGCCATGGCGCTGGTATTTGGTGGCACGGGGGCGCCGGCTGATCGCCTGGACTTCCTCAACGGCACCGGTACCTGGGCCAACGTAACGCGGGCCGGCAAGGATGGCTTGCTAGGTACTGCCGACGATCTGAAGGGGGTGACTATCACCGGGGTCGATGCCATCGACCTGTGGATCGGCGGCCTCGCCGAAGCGAAAACGCCGTTCGGCGGCATGCTCGGCTCGACCTTCAACTTCGTGTTCGAGAACCAGCTGGAAAAACTGCAGGACGGCGACCGCTTCTACTACCTGGAACGTACCGCTGGCCTGTCGATGAATGCCGAGCTGGAAAGCAACTCGTTCGCCAAGCTGATCATGGCCAACACCTCGGCCACGCACTTGCCGGGCCTGGTGTTCTCGGATCCTGGGTATTATCTGGAAAGGGACCAGACCAAGCAGTACAACGATGGCCTGGGCAACGCCGATCCGCTTGGCGAGAACGGCGAGCAGGTGGTGTTCCGCGACAACCCGCTGACCGCAGGGCCGGACACGAACTACATCCGGTATTCGGGTGCAGAGCACATCGTGTTGGGCGGTACCAACGGCGCAGACATCCTCATTTCGAGTGAGGGTGATGACACGGTCTGGGGCGACGGTGGCAACGATCGCATCGAAGGCGGTGACGGCAACGACCAACTGCGCGGTGGCTCCGGCGATGACATCATCACCGACAAGGGCGGTGACGATAACATCCAGGGTGGCGACGGCAACGACGTGCTGCACGGCGGCAACGGCGTTAACCTGATCATCGGCGGGTTCGGCAATGACTTCATCGTGACCGGTGAGGATGCTTCCGAAGCCATTGGTGGCCAGGGCAACGACTTTATCCTGGGCAGCAAAGCCAACGAACAGGACATGGGTAACGAAGGCGACGACTGGATCGAGAAGGGCACTTCGGACGGTGCACCTGGCGACAACTTCGACCCGGCTGGCAACGACCCGGTGATCGGTCACGATGTGTTCATCGGCGGTAACGAGAACGATAAGTTCAACGGCGAAGGCGGCGACGACATTATGGTCGGCAGTCTCGGCCTGGGTGACCGCTATATCGGCGGCTCCGGCTTTGACTGGGCAACCTTCAAGGGGCTCGCCCAGGGCGTGACCATCGATTACACGGACCGCTTTTTCGATGTTCCGCCGGTGCCGGGTTCGGGTGCCTCGGCGCTGGTGCGCTTCGACATCATGGAAGGTCTGTCGGGTTCGTCGCACGGTGACTTCCTGCGCGGTGACAACGAAGATGCCACGTCGCTGCCTACTGCGGGTGCAACCGGCAGTGTGCTGACCAACATTGACCTGATCGACGGCCTGGCGGATCTACTGCCCGACGGAGCGACGTTCTTCGATGGCGGCAACATCATCCTCGGCGGTAGCGGCAGCGACCTGATCGAAGGTCGCGGTGGTGACGACATCATCGACGGTGACAAGTGGCTGAACGTACGCATCAGCGTACGGGCGAACGCTGATGGCACTGGCGCGGAAATCGCCACGTTCGACAGCATGGAGCCGCTGGTGCCGTTCATGTTGAACGGTACTTACAACCCGGGCCAGTTGGTCATTGTGCGGGAGATTCTGACCGGTAATGACAAATTCGACACGGCGCTGTTCTCCGGTACTTTGGGGGAATACGGCATCGAGATCGATGGCGACACGGTCATTGTGACCGACTCGGTGGCAGGGCGTGATGGCGTCGATCGCCTGACGGGCATCGAGCGTCTGCAGTTCGCTGACGTTGCGGTATCGTCCGGAGTCGGCACCGCGCAAAACAACGACCCATCGGGTCATCTGGCCATCCTCGATGCGGCTACCGGCGTGCGTGAAGATACGCCTGTCGCCGGCCAGTTGCTGCGCGTCAGTGGTTCGGCGGTACACGATGCGGACAACCAGAGCGCGGCCAATCCGACCGGTGCGGTCACCGGTGGGGTGGCTTACTACTGGCAGGTCGAAACCATTCCCGGTACGGGCGTCTATGACGACATCACCTTGATCGCCGCCGGCGAGGCAATGCGGGCGACTGGCCCCACCTTCCTGGTGGGGCCCGATGAGGCGGGTCTGAACATCCGCGTCCGGGCGGTGTACCAGGATGCCAAGGGCACGTTGGAGATCGTCGATTCGTCCGGGAACAGTGCACCGACCGAAGGGGCGACCGTTACCGGGCTTGCCGTGCAGAACCAGGTGTTGACCGCTGACCCGTCGAGCATCATCGACGCCGATGGTCTGAGCAGCAATCCGCAGTTCACCTACCAGTGGCAGGCGAACGACGGGCTTGGCTTCGTCAACATCGCCGGCGCTACCGGTAGCACGTTCGCGCTTGGCCAGAATCAGGTCGACAAGGAAGTGCGCGTGGTGATCGGCTACGTGGATAACTTCGGTGTGGTCGAAAGCGTTTCGTCCAACATCGTAGGGCCGGTGGAAAACGTTAACGACGCACCGACAGGCGCGTTGCTGATCAGCGACACGACACCGGATCAAGGGCAGGTACTGACCGCGCTGACCGGCGGGATTGCCGATGCGGACGGGCTGGGTACCTTCAGCTACCAATGGCAGCAAGGTGTCGGTACTTCCTTCACCAACATCAACGGAGCGACGGCCGCGACCTTCACCCCTGGTGCGGCGCAGGGCAACCTGCAATTGCGGGTGATCGTGCGCTACACCGATGGCTTCGGCACGCTGGAGTCGCTGACCTCTGCGGCAACGGCGGCGGTTGCGGTACTGAGCGGCGTGGTGCTGCAGGGCAACAATCAGGCGAACACCCTCACCGGCGGTGCCGGTAACGATGTGCTGCTTGGCCTGGGCGGGAACGATACGCTGAATGGCCTGGCCGGTCTCGACCAGTTGTTTGGCGGCACAGGCAACGACATCCTCAACGGCGGAGACGACAACGACGTCCTCAATGGCGAGGACGGCAACGACACCCTCAACGGTGGGCTCGGCGCGGATGCCATGAACGGCGGTGCCGGCAACGACACGTTTGTGGTCGACAACGTCGGTGACCTGGTCACCGAGGCGCTGGGTGGCGGTACCGATCTGGTGCAAACCGGCTTCACGAGCTACCAGCTCGGTGCCAACGTCGAGAACCTGACCTATACCGGCGCCGGTAACTTCACCGGTACCGGCAACGCACTGGCCAACACTATCACCGGCGGGGTGGGTAACGACCTCCTCGATGGCGGTGCGGGTGCTGACCGGATGGTGGGGGGCGCCGGCAACGACACCTACATCGTCGATGCGGCCGCAGATGTGGTGGTCGAGGTGGCGGGTGGCGGTACGGACACCGTGCAGACGTCGTTGGCCAGCTACACGCTGGGCGGTAATGTCGAGAACCTGACCTACACCGGCGTCGGCAACTTCGCCGGTAGCGGCAACGGGTTGAACAACGTCATCACCGCCGGGGTGGGTAACGACACCCTCAATGGTGGTGGCGGCAACGACATCCTCAACGGCAACGGCGGTAACGACACACTGAATGGCGACGCCGGTAACGACCAGCTGTTCGGTGGCATTGGCACCGATACCCTGAACGGCGGCAATGGCGATGACAGCCTCGACGGCGGTGACGGGGCGGATGTATTGAATGGTGGAGCAGGCAACGACACGCTGCTCGGCGGACTGGGTAATGACAGTCTGGATGGCGGTACCGGCAGCGATCTGCTCCAGGGCGGCGATGGCGACGACACCCTGCTGGGTGGGGACGCTAACGACACCTTGCTGGGTGGCATCGGCAATGACTTTATCGATGGCGGTAACGGCAACGATACGGTCACGGGCGGTGCCGGCAACGACATGATGGTTGCCAGCAGTGGCAACGATATCTTCATGTTCGCAGCGGGCTTCGGGACCGATCAGATCATCGGCTTCGATGCCATCGCGGGAGGAGGCCAGGACCGGCTCGATATCTCCGCGTTCAACATCACGGCTGCGACCTTTGCCGGCAGCGTCACCATCGCCGATGTCGGTGCGGATACCCTGGTCAGCTTCGCAGGAGCTGACTCCATCCGCCTGGTCGGTGTGGCCGATGCAACAACCGTCAATGCTACAGACTTCATTCTCGCCACTTGA
- a CDS encoding Lrp/AsnC family transcriptional regulator: MAKNDAAPESLDKFDRAILDLVQRDNTTPLRLMAEQVNLSTAAVQRRIKRMEERGVITGNVAIVDPTAVGRPITIIVEVMAERTSIEALEAMKAHFAVPEVQQCYYVTGEVDFVLVLTVASMQEYQALARRLFAENANVTWFKTIVALDRVKVGLDVPSVPG; encoded by the coding sequence ATGGCAAAAAACGACGCTGCCCCTGAATCGCTGGACAAATTCGACCGTGCCATCCTGGACCTCGTCCAGCGCGACAACACTACACCGCTGCGCCTGATGGCCGAGCAGGTCAATCTCTCCACGGCCGCCGTGCAGCGCCGCATCAAGCGGATGGAAGAAAGGGGCGTCATCACGGGCAATGTCGCCATCGTTGACCCGACCGCCGTAGGACGGCCGATCACAATCATTGTGGAAGTGATGGCCGAGCGCACGAGCATTGAAGCGCTGGAGGCGATGAAGGCACACTTCGCAGTGCCCGAAGTTCAGCAGTGCTACTACGTCACCGGCGAAGTGGATTTCGTCCTGGTGTTAACCGTTGCCAGCATGCAGGAATACCAGGCGTTGGCGCGGCGATTGTTTGCCGAAAATGCCAACGTGACCTGGTTCAAGACCATCGTGGCGCTGGACCGTGTGAAAGTCGGGCTTGATGTACCGAGCGTGCCTGGGTAA